The region CATCGCGGGCAGACCGTCGTAGACCCCGAAGATGGAAAAACCCTCGGATACGAAGGTATTCCCGTAGGAGAGTTGGAATTACAAGACTTTGAAGACCCTGCCCAGGCCAGACTGGTCAGTGCCGACCGCGAAGTCTTGCGGGGGGACCGGCTCTTCTTAGATGCCGCGCCGCCCTTGCCTGGAAGCTTTATGCCAGCCGCTCCTGACACCGATGTCGCTGGTCGAGTCGCGGCGATTTACGATCAATACACCCAGGCGGGGCAGTTCCAAATCATTGCGATTAACCGCGGTGATGAGGCCGGATTAGAGCCTGGTCACGTGCTACGCCTGCAAATTGCTGGGGCCAAGGTTATTGACCCGACCCGCGCCTTCAAGCCGCGTGTACAACTCCCACCAGTAGACGCCGGCTACGTGATGCTCTTCGATGTGGGGGCCCAGCTCTCCTATGGCTTGATTCTGCAAAGTACGCGCGGGATCAAGCGAGGCGACCTGGTCCGCACCCCACAAATCTGACTCTGGACGCAGACACCCTACAAGCGTGGCTGGGGCTGAATCACTGCCCCACCCCACTGCGCGATCAGGCACGCGAACAACTCAGCAGTGGCCACGCCGCCACCGCCGTGATTCAGGAGCTTCGCCGCCAAGGGCGCGCGCAAAATATTGGCAGCCGCCGTTTTCATGAAGACTGTGAGCACGCCGTCTTGCAGCGCTGCCTGGAGTGGTTAAGCAGTAGCGCCAGCGCTCAATTCATCACCTTCGCGCAAGCGCCGTGGCCCTCTGCGTGGAAGCAGCACACCGACGCGCCCTTTGCCCTCTTCGCCTGTGGTGATACCGACTTGCTACGCATGCCCATGATCGCGATTGTGGGCAGCCGAAACCCCACGCCGCAGGGAGCCAGGCATGCTCGCACCATTGCCAAAACGCTGGCGGGACGGGGCTTGGGCATATGCTCGGGCTTGGCTATGGGCGTCGATGCACAGGCCCATCTGGGGGCCCTCGACGCCAACGGCGCCACGGTGGCTGTATGCGGTCGCGGCCTGGATGACATTTACCCCGCCCGCAATCGCAATTTAGGCCAGCGCATCGCACGTGAGGGCTTACTGCTCAGCGAGTACCTGCCCGGCGAGCCTCCGGAGCGGCATCATTTCCCCGAGCGCAATCGCCTCATCGCCAGCCTAGCGCAGGCCACTGTCGTCGTTGAAGCCACCCCCAACAGCGGCAGCCTGATCACCGCACGTCAGGCCGGCCAGTACGGCAATGAAGTGCTCGCCATCCCAGGCTCGGTAGATAACCCCCTGGCCCGCGGCTGCCATCAACTGATTCGTGAAGGGGCTGTGCTGGTAGAAAATGCCACACACATTCTCGAGGCCGTGCTTCCGGGCCTGCTACAATCCCAAGATGCCGACTCATCCAACGCGCGGCCATTGGCTCACACCAGCGAGGCCGAAGCTCCCGCCGAGCACCGCTTGGTGCTGGATGCCTTGCGCGCCGGCCCCGCCACCATGGACACCTTGGTCGAGGCGACCGGCATGAGTGTTGCCGACCTTTCTTCCATCTTACTGATCCTGGAACTGCAGGGCACCGTGGCATTAGTACCCGGTGGCGGTTATCAGCGAATCAGCTCCTAATCCCTTGATGCAGCCAAATGTACTTGACGCCCTGCTCTACATTTTTGATGTGGTGCTGGACGAAACTCCCGGTGAAGATCTTGCCAGCGACCACATCGAGCAGGCACTGACCGCAGCCGGTTTTCCGCGCAACCTCATCAATACCGCTATTGATTGGCTGATGGACTTGGCGGATTGCGAGGGTCTGCAAGCACCCAGCACAGCTTGGCGCCTGTTTTCTGACGAAGAAGTGCGCCGCTTAGACGCTCCCTGCCGGAACCGCATCCTCGAGCTAGAGCGCCAGGGGATTCTCTCGGCGCAGAATCGTGAGCGAGTAATAGCGCGACTTCTGGCCTTGGACACACCCGTTGTGGGAGCTGATGAAGCCGAATGGGTCAGTCTCATGGTCTTGCAAGCCGATCGCGCATCAGAGAACGAATTCAATGCGCTTGAAGGCTTAGTTTTTGACCCTACCGGGCACTGCTTGCATTAAGCCGCGCGAGGCTAGGGCGCAGCCCATACAGGCCTGCCTGAGACTCGTTGCACCAGCTCCGCCCCGTGAAATTTATGCCTATGGGTCAAGGGCGTAACTTTTTGCGCACGCAGGAAAAATGAAGCAGGGCTGAGCGCGCCGGGCTCCACTGGGTAGGGCTGCTTGCAGGGAATCACCCATGTGGTCGTGGCGAGCACTCCCTTGGGTGGCGAATAGGGCTGGCACAAGTCCTGCAGAGCGACTTCGACGGGCAGTCGCTTTGCAAACGGAGTTGACTTCGCCCCCCAGGTTCAGAGCAAACTGCGCCCCCCACCCCTAGACTGCCGAGGGCATGTCCCAACATCTCGTCATCGTCGAGTCGCCCGCCAAGGGCAAGACCATCAAAAAATATCTGGGCCCGGACTATGAAGTTCTGGCCTCCTACGGCCACGTTCGTGATCTGGTACCCAAAGAGGGTGCTGTCGATCCTGACGCGGGCTTTGCCATGCGCTACGACATCATTGATCGCAACGAAAAGCATGTTGCGAAAATCGTCAGCGCTCTGAAGAAAGCCGACAGCTTGCTGCTGGCCACTGACCCCGATCGCGAAGGGGAAGCCATTGCTTGGCATCTTTTAGAGCTGCTGCGCGAGCGCGGTATGCTGGATGGCCGCGATGTCAAACGCGTGGTCTTCCACGAAATCACCAAGTCTGCTGTGCGCTCGGCCGTGGCTAACCCACGCAGCGTGTCCGATGACTTGGTGAACGCGCAGCAAGCGCGGCGCGCACTGGACTACTTGGTGGGCTTCAACATCTCACCGCTGCTGTGGCGCAAAGTGGCGCCCGGCCTATCGGCGGGTCGCGTGCAAACACCGGCACTGCGTCTTATTGTGGAGCGCGAGGATGAAATCGAAGCCTTCGTTCCGCGCGAATACTGGACCATCGATAGTGCGCTGAGCAAAGACGACCAGCGCTTCATGGCCAAGCTCACCCAACTGCATGGCAACAAGGTGGAGCAATTCAGCATTACGGACGACGCCACAGCTACCCAGGCGCGCCAGGACTTGCTGAAGGCTGCCAATGGTTCGCTGGATGTGGTGGAGGTTAAGAAAAGCCAACGTCGGCGTTTTCCCGCCCCACCCTTCACCACCTCCACCTTGCAGCAGGAGGCCTCGCGCAAACTCGGCTTCGGCGCCAGCCGCACCATGCGTATTGCACAGCAGCTCTACGAAGGTATTGCGGTCAGCGGCGAGACAGTGGGCTTAATCACCTATATGCGGACCGACTCTGTCGCATTGGCTCAGGACGCCCTAGACGAGCTGCGCGGCGTGATCGAACAGCGCTACGGGGCCAAGGCCCTACCGGCTGAGATTCGCCGATTTAAGTCCAAGTCCAAAAACGCGCAGGAAGCGCACGAAGCTATCCGTCCCACCAGCGCCCTGCGCCACCCGGATGAGCTTCGCAACGCCCTGAACCCCGAGCAGCACAAACTGTATTCGCTGATCTGGAAGCGCACGGTTGCCTGTCAAATGGAGGCCGCGGTCTTCGATACCGTCGGCGCAAACTTGGCCGCAGGCCAAGTGGGCGTATTCAGAGCCACGGGCTCGGTATTGGTGAGCCCAGGCTTTATGGCCGTGTATTTGGAAGGCCGTGATGATGACAAAGGCGACGACGATGAGCGTCGACTGCCGCCTTTGGAAGAAGGCCAAAAAGTCTCCTTGGAAGACATACTGGCCGAGCAACACTTCACCGAGCCGCCGCCACGTTACAGCGAAGCCAGCCTAGTGAAGACCTTGGAGGAGTACGACATTGGCCGTCCCTCCACCTACGCCAGCATCATTAGCACGCTGCAAAACCGGGAATATGTGGAAATGGACGGTAAGCGTTTCATTCCCACAGATCGTGGCCGTGTGGTGGCCCACTTCCTCAATGAGAACTTCCACGACTACGTCGCCTATGACTACACCGCAGGCCTGGAAGATGAGCTGGATGCCGTTGCCCGCGGAGAGAAAGACTGGCAATCCCTGCTACAGGGCTTTTGGGATCAGTTCTATCCGCTACCCGATCCTGAGCGTCCAGAGTGGCGCATCATTGGGCAAGACCCAGACAGTGGCAAGAATGTGCGAGCTGGCCTGGGCAAATACGGTCCCTTCGTAATGTTGGGTGACCTCGATGCCGAGGAAAAGCCTAAGTACGCCAGCCTGCGCCCCGGCCAGTCCATTTTCAACATCACTTTAGAGCAGGCCATGCCGCTGTTCTCCCTGCCCCGCGAATTGGGGACCAGCGAGCGCTTCGGTACTCTGAAAGCCAATATTGGCCGCTTTGGGCCCTATGTGCAGTTCAAGCACCCCAAAGAAAAGAAAACGGCATTTGCAAGCATCAAGGAGCCGGACGACCCCTACGAGGTGGACTTCGCGCGAGCCGAAGAAATTGTGGCGGAGAAGGTCGAAGCCGATGCCAAGAAGTTCATTAAAGACTTCGACGATGGCGCCATCCGCGTTTTACATGGTCGCTGGGGGCCATACATTACCGATGGCGATAAAAATGCCAGGGTGCCCAAAGATGTGGAAGCGGAAAGCCTGACCCGCGAGGCCGCCGTGGAGTTGTTGGAAAAAGCTCCAGCACGCAAAGGCCGCGGCCGCAAGACTGCGACGGCGAAAAAGACCACGAAAAAAGCGCCGGCCAAGTCCAAAGCAAAAACCACCACCAAAGCCAAGGCCAGCAGCAAGGCCAAGACCACTAGCAAAAGCTAAGACCGCACTGACAGGACGACCCTATGACCGCAGCTTCATCGCGCCCGTGGCGCTTTAGGGTGCTCAAGACCGCCACGGTTGTCCGCCGTGGCGGCGTGGTTTTGTATCCCACCGAAGGGGTTTGGGGCGTGGGCTGCGACCCCCGTAATACCAAGGCCATTGACCGGCTACTCAAGCTTAAGCGTCGGCCATGGACCAAGGGCATCATCCTACTAGCCCATGATCGAAAGCCACTCAGCCCCTGGGTTGGGAAGCCCACACTGCCTACGCCTCCGCAGGATGGCCGCGCGACGACATGGGTGATACCTACTCGTTTGGGCGTCAGCCCACTGCTGCGCGGCAAGCATCGCTCCTTGGCAGTGCGCATCACCGAGCATGCCCCGGCGCGTGAGTTAGCCGCAGCCTGTGGCGGAGTCATTACCTCGACCAGCGCCAACCTCAGCGGTTTCCCCACCCCACGCAGCCGCTGGGCTGTGCAGCGGCTCTGGCGCGGCCAGGTCGACGGTTTTCTAGCTGCCCCATTAGGCGGGCAAAATCGACCCAGCCGAATATTTGATACCGTCTCGCAGCGGTGGATTCGCGACTAAGGCAGAGGTGACAACAAGGGTCTGAAACTGCAGACTGTTGTGAGCACTTTGGGTCACATTCAAGATGTAAGGGAGTTTCATGCTGTCTGACCGCGCCAATCATGTGGCCCAGACCCTGCGCCAATTACAAGACCTCATTTGTACGCATTTCGAGGCGGTGGAAACCGGGCCTGAAGTGTTCGTAGCGGATGTATGGGAGCGCCCTCAAGGCGGCGGTGGTGAATCCCGCGTTTTGGCACAGGGCCAAAGTTTTGAACAAGGCGGCGTGAACTACTCTTTAGTCCACGGCGATGCCCTACCGCCCGCAGCAACCGTGCGCAAACCGGAGCTTGCCGGGCAGAGTTTTGTGGCCATGGGCGTCTCCGTGGTCATGCACCCGCGCAATCCCTATGCGCCCACCTCACACTGCAACGTGCGCTACTTTGAAGCTGGCGACACTTGGTGGTTTGGGGGCGGCTTCGATCTCACTCCCTACTACGGCTACGCCGAAGACTGCCGGGCATGGCATCAGGCTGCTCAGCGTGCGGCCGGCTCTTACTACCCCGAGTTCAAGCAGGCCTGCGACGAGTACTTTTACCTGCCCCACCGGCAGGAGGCGCGGGGTATAGGCGGCATTTTTTTTGATGATCACAATGCGGGGGGCTTTGAAGCCGGATTGGCGCTCATTCAGACCACCGCCCGCGAGTATGCGCAGGCCTACAGCGCCATTGTCGCCAAGCGCCGTGATACCCCCTACGGCGACGCTGAGCGCGCATTTCAAACCTACCGACGCGGGCGCTACGTGGAATTCAACCTTGTACACGATCGCGGCACCTTATTTGGCTTACAAAGCGGCGGGCGCACCGAGTCTATTCTGATGTCGCTGCCGCCCATGGTGCGCTGGGAATACAACTGGCAGCCGCAGCCTGGCAGTGCCGAAGAACAGCTTTACACCGACTTTTTGCCGCCACGTGATTGGCTGAACGAGACCAACGCATGACCCTGACCGAACTCCGCTACGCCGTCGCTTTGGACGAGACCCGCCACTTCGGTCAGGCAGCGAATCGGTGTTTTGTCAGCCAGCCCACCCTATCTATTGCGATTCGCAAGCTGGAAGACAGACTGGGGGTTACGTTGTTTGAGCGCCACCGAGGGCGCGCCGAAGTCACCCCCGTAGGCCGCCGCATTTTGGATCAAGCGCGCCGCGTCTTGGCCGAGGCCTCTTTGCTCGAGGAAATTGCCGCAGGCGCCGTTGATGAA is a window of Oceanococcus sp. HetDA_MAG_MS8 DNA encoding:
- the dprA gene encoding DNA-processing protein DprA, with the translated sequence MIQELRRQGRAQNIGSRRFHEDCEHAVLQRCLEWLSSSASAQFITFAQAPWPSAWKQHTDAPFALFACGDTDLLRMPMIAIVGSRNPTPQGARHARTIAKTLAGRGLGICSGLAMGVDAQAHLGALDANGATVAVCGRGLDDIYPARNRNLGQRIAREGLLLSEYLPGEPPERHHFPERNRLIASLAQATVVVEATPNSGSLITARQAGQYGNEVLAIPGSVDNPLARGCHQLIREGAVLVENATHILEAVLPGLLQSQDADSSNARPLAHTSEAEAPAEHRLVLDALRAGPATMDTLVEATGMSVADLSSILLILELQGTVALVPGGGYQRISS
- a CDS encoding DUF494 domain-containing protein, with protein sequence MQPNVLDALLYIFDVVLDETPGEDLASDHIEQALTAAGFPRNLINTAIDWLMDLADCEGLQAPSTAWRLFSDEEVRRLDAPCRNRILELERQGILSAQNRERVIARLLALDTPVVGADEAEWVSLMVLQADRASENEFNALEGLVFDPTGHCLH
- the topA gene encoding type I DNA topoisomerase; translation: MSQHLVIVESPAKGKTIKKYLGPDYEVLASYGHVRDLVPKEGAVDPDAGFAMRYDIIDRNEKHVAKIVSALKKADSLLLATDPDREGEAIAWHLLELLRERGMLDGRDVKRVVFHEITKSAVRSAVANPRSVSDDLVNAQQARRALDYLVGFNISPLLWRKVAPGLSAGRVQTPALRLIVEREDEIEAFVPREYWTIDSALSKDDQRFMAKLTQLHGNKVEQFSITDDATATQARQDLLKAANGSLDVVEVKKSQRRRFPAPPFTTSTLQQEASRKLGFGASRTMRIAQQLYEGIAVSGETVGLITYMRTDSVALAQDALDELRGVIEQRYGAKALPAEIRRFKSKSKNAQEAHEAIRPTSALRHPDELRNALNPEQHKLYSLIWKRTVACQMEAAVFDTVGANLAAGQVGVFRATGSVLVSPGFMAVYLEGRDDDKGDDDERRLPPLEEGQKVSLEDILAEQHFTEPPPRYSEASLVKTLEEYDIGRPSTYASIISTLQNREYVEMDGKRFIPTDRGRVVAHFLNENFHDYVAYDYTAGLEDELDAVARGEKDWQSLLQGFWDQFYPLPDPERPEWRIIGQDPDSGKNVRAGLGKYGPFVMLGDLDAEEKPKYASLRPGQSIFNITLEQAMPLFSLPRELGTSERFGTLKANIGRFGPYVQFKHPKEKKTAFASIKEPDDPYEVDFARAEEIVAEKVEADAKKFIKDFDDGAIRVLHGRWGPYITDGDKNARVPKDVEAESLTREAAVELLEKAPARKGRGRKTATAKKTTKKAPAKSKAKTTTKAKASSKAKTTSKS
- a CDS encoding L-threonylcarbamoyladenylate synthase translates to MTAASSRPWRFRVLKTATVVRRGGVVLYPTEGVWGVGCDPRNTKAIDRLLKLKRRPWTKGIILLAHDRKPLSPWVGKPTLPTPPQDGRATTWVIPTRLGVSPLLRGKHRSLAVRITEHAPARELAAACGGVITSTSANLSGFPTPRSRWAVQRLWRGQVDGFLAAPLGGQNRPSRIFDTVSQRWIRD
- the hemF gene encoding oxygen-dependent coproporphyrinogen oxidase, with the protein product MLSDRANHVAQTLRQLQDLICTHFEAVETGPEVFVADVWERPQGGGGESRVLAQGQSFEQGGVNYSLVHGDALPPAATVRKPELAGQSFVAMGVSVVMHPRNPYAPTSHCNVRYFEAGDTWWFGGGFDLTPYYGYAEDCRAWHQAAQRAAGSYYPEFKQACDEYFYLPHRQEARGIGGIFFDDHNAGGFEAGLALIQTTAREYAQAYSAIVAKRRDTPYGDAERAFQTYRRGRYVEFNLVHDRGTLFGLQSGGRTESILMSLPPMVRWEYNWQPQPGSAEEQLYTDFLPPRDWLNETNA